From a single Toxoplasma gondii ME49 chromosome II, whole genome shotgun sequence genomic region:
- a CDS encoding hypothetical protein (encoded by transcript TGME49_221880), giving the protein MKTRNVSESQELVFTYRRKLKLGDAEDVAVPVGVTAVKFNTVQPEKTELFTADEKGFLRCWSYEHLLSAGRLRSGVARLSRRPCASPPTLHVAPFSCSAGEPDGGGRESLERRLARRLGDRVDVVSLQMQQWEKALLNADLSSSIDTAHSASTALTFRSSGKEDSGDSSGLLRDESLPWSLSEDSRQPERGLETRGRESEHVGGTDRSGSKREDQGGRGDRAEESGGGQARAEKQEREEKEKGEEEETEEAEEQEEGESGRRARPGARGGSREEGRRERPKESYSFGRLESRAFITQLARGGAAEEAGECAEDEHNRREGRKENSEREGQNKNVERNHMSEKHGCSRAQEKRRTPHRSEVTLLWERAAHADAILTMHLYSSADLSPAGPSSSTANTAPPPDASSCSPPQHRETESGVLSLPAASVPSTKKPMNEERTTLPGTSHSGARPPSRPRADSPQSLKRSRSSPPSSRNEGASPEMPSEGDSQQLDANQNVSSAAHSPCNKKTPWLLTTGADKIVKTWRGDGAPLGKLACDSSRYWTALGNREAHWARRLDQARELLNLLSERFFLQDACSSSCSGSSASSGSSSSPCSSSSARRRLRERDGTPCSAASSSPLSTCRRSASHFPFLRSPPSASFASSPGDGVFARRGRRAVSSKGLCLPRTDLEVRDAADEEPGSRALTLRRVWRAQHRREKKSERRRESGRENEHEEDRWPWRKTFSLSLSREEQRRGEIPSKSSSPNLRQTTRSNSSAGFATHASRTAILRHRQRFNPSRNAPLSEADSEAAILFEECLRKASPAGNAR; this is encoded by the exons atgaAGACTCGGAACGTGAGCGAGTCGCAAGAGCTGGTGTTCACCTATCGAAGAAAGCTGAAACTCGGTGACGCTGAAGACGTCGCTGTTCCTGTAGGCGTGACTGCCGTCAAGTTCAACACCGTCCAgccagagaaaacagagctcTTCACTGCAGACGAAAAG GGATTTCTACGTTGCTGGTCCTATGAgcatcttctctctgcggggCGTTTGCGCTCGGGCGTCGCGCGTCTGAGTCGGAGGCcttgcgcgtctcctccgacTCTGCATGTTGCGCCGTTTTCTTGTTCAGCAGGCGAGCCTGACGGAGGGGGCAGGGAGAGTCTCGAGCGTCGCCTTGCCCGACGCCTGGGGGACCGAGTGGACGTTGTCAGTCTGCAGATGCAACAGTGGGAGAAGGCGCTTCTGAACGCCGACCTTTCGAGCTCCATCGACACAGCACACTCCGCCTCCACCGCGCTTACGTTCCGGTCTTCGGGGAAGGAGGACTCCGGAGACTCCTCAGGTCTTCTCCGCGACGAGAGTCTCCCGTGGTCTCTCTCGGAGGATAGCAGGCAGCCTGAGCGAGGCCTCGAGacgcgaggacgagaaagcgagcaTGTCGGAGGAACAGACAGGTcaggaagcaagagagaggaccAAGGCGGTAGGGGCGACAGGGCCGAGGAGAGCGGAGGAGGCCAGGCGAGAGCTGAGAAGCAGGAacgggaagagaaagaaaaaggagaagaagaagaaacagaagaagcagaagaacaagaagaaggagagagtgGACGCCGAGCGAGACCTGGGGCAAGGGGggggagcagagaggaagggagacgagaaaggccGAAAGAATCGTACTCGTTTGGCCGGCTCGAAAGCCGAGCCTTCATTACGCAACTCGCCAGAGGcggagcagcagaggaagcgggCGAGTGCGCCGAGGACGAACAcaacagacgagaaggaaggaaagaaaactcagaaagagaaggacagaacaAGAACGTGGAAAGAAACCACATGTCGGAGAAACATGGATGCAGTCGCGcacaagaaaaaaggaggacaCCGCATCGTTCAG AAGTGACCCTGCTTTGGGAGcgcgccgcgcatgcagatgcgaTCCTGACGATGCATCTCTACAGCTCTGCGGATCTCTCCCCGGCTGgtccttcctcctcgaccGCCAACACCGCACCGCCTCCCGatgcttcttcctgctctccgcCACAGCACCGCGAGACCGAATCAGgcgtcctttctctgccagcggcttctgtcccttcgacgaagaagccgatGAACGAAGAGCGAACGACTCTGCCCGGGACATCGCACTCAGGCGCCAGGCctccctctcgtcctcgcgcCGACTCTCCTCAAAGCCTCAAGCGGTCTCGTTCGTCGCCACCTTCGTCGAGGAACGAGGGCGCGTCGCCGGAGATGCCGTCTGAGGGAGACTCCCAGCAACTCGACGCGAACCAGAACGTCTCAAGTGCAGCGCACAGTCCCTGCAACAAGAAGACGCCTTGGCTGCTCACGACGGGAGCCGATAAAATCGTGAAAACCTGGAGGGGCGACGGAGCGCCTCTGGGGAAGCTGGCCTGC GACTCTTCCCGCTACTGGACAGCCTTAGGCAACCGCGAGGCTCACTGGGCTCGGAGGCTTGACCAAGCGAGGGAGCTTTTGAATCTCCTCTCCGaacgcttctttcttcaagatgcttgctcttcttcctgttctggttcttctgcttcttctggttcttcttcttctccttgttcctcttcctcggcgcGCCGACGCCTGCGAGAGCGCGACGGAACGCCTTGCTCtgctgcatcttcttctcccctttccaCTTGCCGTCGCTCGGCTTCTCacttcccttttctccgttctccgccctctgcatctttcgcttcttcgcctgggGACGGCGTTTTCGCTCGGCGAGGACGGCGAGCGGTCTCTTCCAAAGGCCTTTGCTTGCCGAGAACTGACCTCGAAGTTCGAGACGCGGCTGACGAGGAACCTGGAAGCCGAGCTCTCACGCTCCGCCGCGTCTGGCGCGCTCAGcaccggagagagaaaaaaagcgagaggcgcagagaaagcggcAGGGAAAACGAACACGAAGAAGATCGGTGGCCATGGAGGAagactttctctctttcgctctccagagaagaacaacgaagaggcgaaaTCCCCAGCAAGTCGTCGTCCCCAAACTTGC GGCAAACGACAAGGTCAAACTCTTCTGCAGGCTTCGCGACTCACGCTTCCAGGACGGCGATACTACGTCACCGTCAACGATTCAATCCTTCTCG GAACGCTCCTCTTTCTGAGGCAGACTCAGAAGCCGCGATACTCTTTGAGGAG